A genomic stretch from Candidatus Eisenbacteria bacterium includes:
- the preA gene encoding NAD-dependent dihydropyrimidine dehydrogenase subunit PreA: MANLSINFAGIKSPNPFWLASGPPTNTGEQVARAFEMGWGGAVWKTIGRPIVNVSSRLGGLDEADRRMVGLSNIELISDRPIETNFREIAEVKKRFPDRAVVASLMLDSEKEWHDMVRRSEDAGADGLELNFGCPHGMCERGMGSAVGQEPAVVRKITSWVKKAARVPVLVKLTPNITDIREPATAAVEAGADGLVLINTVRSMIGVDLDRLVPVPSVAGRGTPGGYSGPAVKPIALHMVSALARDPRISVPISGIGGINTWRDAAEFIALGSTSVQICTAVMHHGFRIIEDLVEGLSNYLDEKEMTSVNELIGRVARTVGEWGELELGYKVAADIDPDTCIGCQVCYVSCRDGGHSAIHLPEDALTPGHLAPRRPIITERLAAATETASPGSADSSRRRAHSVSTARTGYRVPWVDQTQCVGCNLCSLVCPVHGCITMREIASKQ, encoded by the coding sequence ATGGCGAATCTCTCCATCAACTTCGCAGGCATAAAGAGTCCCAATCCGTTCTGGCTCGCGTCCGGGCCGCCCACAAACACCGGCGAGCAAGTCGCGCGAGCCTTCGAAATGGGTTGGGGGGGCGCGGTGTGGAAGACCATCGGTCGACCCATCGTGAACGTTTCGAGCAGGCTCGGAGGCTTGGACGAAGCCGATCGCAGGATGGTCGGCCTGAGCAACATCGAGCTCATAAGCGACAGGCCGATCGAGACGAATTTCAGAGAGATCGCGGAAGTGAAGAAGCGTTTCCCAGACAGAGCGGTCGTTGCCTCTCTCATGCTTGACTCCGAGAAGGAGTGGCACGACATGGTCCGGCGCTCCGAAGACGCGGGAGCCGACGGCCTCGAGCTCAACTTCGGGTGCCCTCACGGGATGTGCGAACGCGGCATGGGCTCCGCCGTCGGGCAGGAGCCCGCGGTCGTGCGCAAGATCACTTCGTGGGTCAAGAAAGCGGCAAGAGTTCCTGTGCTGGTCAAGCTCACTCCGAATATCACAGACATAAGAGAACCTGCGACTGCCGCAGTTGAGGCCGGAGCCGACGGGCTTGTTCTCATCAACACCGTGAGAAGCATGATCGGCGTTGACTTGGACAGGCTTGTGCCAGTCCCCTCCGTGGCCGGTCGCGGTACCCCCGGGGGATACTCCGGCCCCGCCGTGAAGCCCATAGCGCTTCACATGGTGAGTGCGCTCGCGCGCGACCCAAGAATAAGCGTTCCCATCTCCGGAATCGGCGGAATAAACACGTGGCGGGACGCGGCAGAATTCATTGCCCTCGGCTCGACCAGCGTCCAGATCTGCACGGCGGTCATGCATCACGGATTCCGAATCATCGAAGACCTCGTCGAAGGCCTCTCGAACTACCTCGACGAAAAGGAAATGACCTCGGTCAACGAACTGATCGGTCGTGTCGCAAGGACCGTGGGGGAGTGGGGGGAACTCGAGTTGGGCTACAAAGTGGCGGCCGACATTGACCCCGACACCTGCATCGGTTGCCAGGTCTGCTACGTCTCATGCAGGGACGGAGGTCACAGCGCAATACACCTTCCGGAAGACGCGTTGACGCCCGGCCACTTGGCGCCGCGCCGTCCGATCATAACGGAACGATTGGCGGCCGCAACCGAAACGGCGTCGCCTGGGAGTGCGGACTCGTCGAGAAGAAGAGCCCACTCCGTATCTACAGCGAGAACGGGCTACAGAGTCCCCTGGGTGGACCAAACTCAGTGTGTGGGATGCAACCTCTGCTCCCTCGTCTGTCCCGTCCACGGTTGCATCACAATGCGGGAAATCGCCTCGAAGCAGTGA
- a CDS encoding RNA-binding protein has translation MQVSRLYVGNLGYDVSNEQLEELFAAHGVVKQVNVIEGKGFGFVEMSSTAEAEKAKEALDAYEFKGRTLKVDEARPPKSRERTEYRRY, from the coding sequence ATGCAAGTTAGTAGGCTTTACGTAGGAAATCTTGGCTATGACGTGAGCAACGAGCAGTTGGAAGAGCTCTTTGCAGCCCATGGCGTGGTTAAGCAAGTCAACGTCATTGAAGGTAAGGGTTTTGGATTCGTCGAAATGTCCAGCACCGCTGAGGCCGAAAAGGCAAAAGAGGCGCTGGATGCTTATGAATTCAAGGGCCGTACCCTGAAGGTGGACGAAGCTCGTCCGCCCAAGAGCAGAGAGAGAACGGAATATCGAAGATACTAG
- a CDS encoding MFS transporter yields MHKETTGLRLVFRALRYRNYRLFFGGQGISLIGTWMQRIALSWLVYRLTNSALLLGVVGFAGQIPTFLLAPVAGVLADRWNCRRILVITQVLAMVQAFVLAVLVLTNAITVWEIVVLSIFLGLVNAFDMPARQTFVVEMVDRKKEDLGNAIALNSSLFNGARLVGPSVAGILIAVVGEGVCFLLNGLSYIAVIGSLLAMRVTPRKTEAKNTHVLRGLKDGFSYAFGFDPIRSIILLLALVSLMGMPYQILMPVFARQILHGGSNIFGFLVAASGAGALTGAFYLASRRQILRLGRTIPVAAGIFGVGLIGFSLSHFLWLSLALMLVTGFGMMVMMAASNTTLQTIVDDDKRGRVMSLYTMAFMGTVPFGSLWAGSMADKIGAPKTLLVSGLCCICGGLLFARKLPVLKALVHPIYAEKGIIPEVAYGIQTTDALTKPPEA; encoded by the coding sequence ATGCACAAAGAGACAACCGGACTCAGGCTCGTCTTCCGCGCGTTGCGTTACAGGAACTACAGACTCTTTTTCGGAGGTCAGGGAATCTCTCTGATCGGAACCTGGATGCAGCGCATCGCGCTGAGCTGGCTGGTGTACCGCCTCACCAATTCCGCTCTACTGTTGGGTGTGGTTGGATTTGCGGGGCAAATTCCGACCTTTCTTCTTGCCCCCGTGGCCGGAGTGCTGGCCGACAGATGGAACTGCCGCCGGATTCTTGTCATCACGCAGGTTCTCGCCATGGTACAGGCTTTCGTTCTCGCGGTCCTTGTTCTAACGAATGCGATCACTGTCTGGGAGATAGTGGTCTTGAGCATATTCCTGGGTCTCGTGAATGCCTTTGACATGCCTGCACGCCAGACGTTCGTCGTGGAGATGGTCGACAGAAAAAAGGAAGACCTCGGGAATGCGATCGCACTCAATTCCTCATTGTTCAACGGTGCGCGGCTCGTGGGTCCTTCAGTCGCCGGCATACTCATTGCCGTCGTGGGAGAGGGTGTGTGCTTTCTCCTCAACGGCCTGAGTTACATTGCAGTGATCGGATCTCTTCTGGCGATGAGAGTCACCCCGCGAAAAACCGAGGCGAAGAACACCCACGTTCTACGGGGTCTGAAGGACGGTTTTTCCTACGCATTCGGCTTTGATCCCATCAGGTCGATCATTTTGCTTCTCGCTCTGGTGAGCCTAATGGGAATGCCTTATCAAATATTGATGCCGGTTTTTGCAAGGCAGATTCTTCACGGCGGCTCAAACATCTTCGGCTTTCTCGTCGCGGCATCGGGTGCGGGTGCGTTGACGGGCGCGTTCTATCTCGCGTCGCGCAGACAAATCCTCAGGTTAGGAAGAACGATTCCAGTGGCCGCGGGCATCTTTGGCGTGGGTCTTATCGGATTCTCTTTGTCTCATTTCCTTTGGCTTTCCCTGGCATTAATGTTGGTGACCGGTTTTGGGATGATGGTGATGATGGCGGCGAGCAACACAACCCTGCAAACCATCGTGGATGACGATAAGCGGGGACGTGTTATGAGTCTTTACACGATGGCGTTCATGGGCACCGTGCCGTTCGGCAGCCTGTGGGCAGGAAGTATGGCCGACAAGATAGGCGCCCCGAAGACTCTGCTGGTATCCGGGCTCTGTTGCATCTGTGGCGGTCTACTCTTTGCCAGAAAACTACCTGTACTCAAGGCCCTGGTGCACCCCATATACGCAGAGAAGGGCATCATTCCGGAAGTGGCTTACGGAATCCAGACCACGGACGCACTGACGAAGCCGCCGGAGGCGTAG
- a CDS encoding glycosyltransferase family 39 protein, which translates to MSEKFQSFRTTTRHETFRSVMILLALSLAFLVLGNGVLSLTNPDEVFYVQTAKEMIRRGEWMTPYIFGAPQFEKPVCLYWLLRIGFDVSGTSASLAATSLAPSASLTSFAHPATLVPPAASPSVAFAARLFPAMFAVVGVIATYFLVGLGFGTEKKAFVSAIVLMSAGLYIGLARTVYTDMIFSVFILLAMTSFFWGHTNAARRGVGSMLFFVFSALAVLTKGPLGLAIPFLAVTLFLAVRRELGVFFCRHFAWGFLVFLLIALPWYVFMIQRFGKAFTHEFFYNDHIRRLFEAEHPQNDRWYFYPGTAVIGMFPWSIFVLIAFARLIRRVAQGGARPVYLFLACWILVTFAVFQPAHSKLVSYIFPMFPALAVMTGDLVYDWIEAKGRRLAYGLAIVSSITFALAPLGLVAGHALYREYVPSSQSVNGLIALLGALLITMLLFAARKKYSQCVYLLSLQLPVLFFFGLLSHGEIDPRLSTKSACQWLLQHDASEDTVLCSKYFARGVHYFTDKNVAVIDIGGLGFFSPHPIPYLVKDEEVRGFLRRQPETHCIVDHSSLNHLRRIAGHEMAVDVLKKAGNEYVVRVTADPVLATPPAASSVRPWSGFRKPLPE; encoded by the coding sequence ATGAGCGAGAAGTTCCAGTCCTTTCGGACGACGACAAGACATGAGACTTTCAGGAGCGTAATGATATTGCTCGCCCTTTCCCTTGCTTTCCTCGTTCTGGGCAACGGCGTCTTGAGTCTCACTAATCCCGACGAAGTCTTCTACGTCCAGACTGCGAAGGAAATGATCCGGCGAGGCGAGTGGATGACGCCCTATATCTTCGGAGCCCCTCAATTCGAGAAACCCGTCTGTCTGTACTGGCTCCTGCGCATCGGGTTCGACGTATCCGGAACTTCGGCGTCCCTGGCGGCGACATCCTTGGCTCCTTCGGCGTCCCTCACGTCGTTCGCTCACCCGGCTACCCTGGTTCCCCCCGCCGCCTCCCCTTCCGTTGCGTTCGCCGCGCGGCTCTTCCCCGCGATGTTCGCCGTCGTGGGGGTAATCGCGACCTATTTTCTCGTTGGTCTCGGATTTGGGACCGAGAAGAAGGCCTTTGTCTCGGCAATTGTCCTAATGTCCGCGGGGCTATACATCGGTCTCGCAAGGACCGTTTATACGGACATGATTTTTTCGGTGTTCATTCTCCTGGCCATGACGTCGTTCTTTTGGGGACACACAAACGCCGCGAGGAGAGGCGTAGGATCAATGCTGTTCTTCGTCTTTTCTGCTCTAGCAGTCTTGACAAAGGGACCGCTGGGTCTTGCAATACCCTTTCTGGCCGTCACTCTTTTTCTGGCGGTGAGAAGGGAGCTCGGGGTCTTTTTCTGCAGACATTTCGCGTGGGGATTCTTGGTATTTCTCCTGATCGCACTGCCGTGGTACGTGTTCATGATTCAGCGATTCGGCAAGGCGTTCACCCACGAATTCTTTTACAACGATCACATACGAAGACTTTTTGAAGCTGAACATCCGCAAAACGACCGCTGGTATTTCTACCCGGGGACGGCCGTCATCGGCATGTTCCCATGGAGCATTTTTGTCTTGATTGCGTTTGCGCGACTCATCAGGCGTGTGGCACAAGGAGGCGCGCGACCCGTGTATCTGTTCCTGGCGTGTTGGATTCTCGTTACGTTCGCAGTCTTCCAGCCCGCGCACTCAAAGTTGGTCAGTTATATCTTCCCCATGTTTCCTGCGCTCGCAGTCATGACCGGAGATCTCGTCTACGACTGGATCGAGGCGAAGGGCCGCAGACTCGCCTACGGCCTTGCAATCGTCTCGAGTATCACGTTTGCGCTGGCACCCTTGGGATTGGTCGCCGGCCACGCGCTCTACCGCGAGTACGTACCTTCCAGCCAGTCAGTCAACGGCCTCATCGCGCTGCTCGGGGCCCTGCTCATAACGATGTTACTTTTCGCTGCCAGAAAGAAGTACTCGCAGTGCGTTTACTTGCTGAGCTTACAGCTTCCGGTGTTGTTCTTTTTCGGGCTCCTGTCTCACGGCGAAATCGACCCGCGCTTGTCTACGAAGAGCGCCTGCCAGTGGTTGCTCCAGCACGATGCGTCGGAAGATACGGTGCTTTGCTCCAAGTACTTCGCGCGTGGCGTGCACTATTTCACGGACAAGAACGTCGCCGTGATCGACATCGGAGGGCTTGGTTTTTTCAGTCCTCACCCGATTCCCTACCTGGTCAAAGACGAGGAGGTCAGGGGCTTCTTGCGAAGACAACCAGAAACTCACTGCATCGTCGACCATTCTTCCCTGAATCACCTGCGGCGGATAGCCGGTCACGAGATGGCGGTCGACGTGCTGAAGAAGGCGGGAAACGAATACGTTGTGCGCGTGACAGCCGACCCCGTTCTTGCTACGCCTCCGGCGGCTTCGTCAGTGCGTCCGTGGTCTGGATTCCGTAAGCCACTTCCGGAATGA
- the amrB gene encoding AmmeMemoRadiSam system protein B codes for MEERTPTVRDDIELHPLRHADRQMVLVRDPLGLIKEPIVLNEALLAVLSMLDGTHTISDLRLFLTRSQGGVLVTTNEVQRVLNQLSTAFLLQDERFVKARDEIVAKYAAQPVRHAFHEGVAYPADREQLASMLDQILAAARPEPQLDPESLEPPAGSAGANWPRVETITFPQEDIIALAAPHMEIDASAHCYGVAYNQIMGAPVELVFILGTGHSLKSQTFSLTMKDFETPLGTASTEKQIVEELLACAPGCVLDNDMPHRHEHSIEFEVVFLQHVLRDPSIHIVPILCGSFRSQLDAHCRASEIPCVGDFLKKLRSIIEREVEYRKRKCLVVAGVDFSHIGLKFGDQYTGRTLLEETVEYDRALIENLCNWDANGFWQTAKNVSDRYKVCGFAPLASMLEMFESAKGHLLGYDVWHEDATHSAVSFASMVFTRK; via the coding sequence ATGGAGGAGAGGACTCCCACAGTAAGAGACGACATAGAACTTCATCCACTCCGCCACGCTGATCGACAAATGGTGCTCGTGAGAGACCCACTGGGCCTCATCAAGGAACCCATAGTTCTCAACGAGGCGCTTCTGGCCGTCCTCAGCATGCTGGACGGAACCCACACCATTTCCGATCTCCGGCTGTTCCTGACGCGAAGCCAGGGCGGCGTGCTCGTCACTACGAACGAGGTTCAACGAGTACTGAATCAATTGAGCACCGCTTTTCTTCTCCAGGACGAGCGTTTCGTGAAGGCGAGGGACGAGATAGTCGCGAAATACGCGGCCCAACCGGTCCGGCACGCCTTCCACGAGGGGGTCGCGTACCCGGCGGACCGAGAACAGTTGGCGAGTATGTTGGATCAGATTCTCGCGGCAGCCAGGCCGGAGCCTCAGCTTGACCCCGAAAGCCTCGAGCCGCCGGCCGGGAGCGCCGGCGCCAATTGGCCGCGCGTAGAGACCATCACCTTCCCGCAAGAGGACATCATTGCCTTGGCCGCCCCGCACATGGAAATAGACGCGAGCGCCCACTGCTACGGCGTTGCATACAATCAGATAATGGGGGCTCCCGTGGAGCTCGTCTTCATTCTCGGGACCGGGCACAGTCTGAAAAGCCAGACCTTCTCTCTCACGATGAAGGATTTCGAGACGCCCCTGGGCACGGCGTCAACCGAGAAGCAGATCGTCGAGGAACTCCTTGCGTGCGCACCTGGCTGCGTGCTCGACAACGACATGCCTCATCGCCACGAACACTCAATAGAGTTCGAAGTCGTATTTCTCCAGCACGTGCTCCGAGATCCGAGTATTCACATCGTGCCGATTCTCTGCGGATCGTTCCGTTCTCAGCTCGACGCGCACTGCAGGGCCTCGGAGATCCCGTGCGTCGGAGATTTCTTGAAGAAGCTACGTTCGATAATCGAGCGCGAGGTGGAATATCGAAAGCGAAAGTGCCTCGTCGTTGCCGGAGTGGACTTCTCCCACATCGGGCTCAAGTTCGGCGACCAGTACACGGGGCGCACACTGCTCGAGGAGACGGTGGAATATGATAGAGCCCTCATAGAAAATCTCTGTAACTGGGACGCGAACGGCTTCTGGCAAACGGCCAAGAACGTGAGCGACAGATACAAGGTGTGCGGCTTCGCGCCGCTCGCCTCGATGCTGGAAATGTTCGAGAGTGCGAAGGGACATCTTCTCGGGTACGACGTCTGGCACGAAGACGCAACTCACTCCGCTGTGAGCTTCGCGTCGATGGTTTTCACGAGGAAGTAG